The following coding sequences are from one Lolium rigidum isolate FL_2022 chromosome 6, APGP_CSIRO_Lrig_0.1, whole genome shotgun sequence window:
- the LOC124663649 gene encoding uncharacterized protein LOC124663649, which produces MPMPHKNKRRRRRTSPSLQQQLSRPRLTEEDGASDSLVDSDSSSRVGDGGSPPPDLPDEPVVSSPEPRYSYHEMIAMRLARLRLPDGTDGSDLPGFPSSEILLALTRTSFHTDESRAAWLEYQCQIFLSEPRGPDGESSDSPSPPLVDMGGSTCTSTIPDIGITDEEYMADCETLAARIPEIDTYHELEQDETNKLHLKHALYRIKACLLLKGKPLDELDDVELEHKYPPEFIVENNYFFHYVRDGLFGWYFDTDLCYKKYLTDYQRLVLFNDGGDEYTSWKRYVEYYSTPEADRDYLQYWETIVKELKWFEHHVLIKESSYEWAEIRSKAMLQALRIAVGFPNMTMELAAIGFHEYIWKTRINLMFVKDLDGIFLRFGSGSMRIISVVYFSLDIVQLRFRDALDQVYRENLFSAHDRSMKYELTYGDSQMELKFRKCTEGISHSVPKYKARELIAHAIRWTRRSSGTYEQYARKKLRIAELLGLISKDKIEAA; this is translated from the exons ATGCCGATGCCGCACAAGAACAAGAGGCGCCGCCGACGCACGAGTCCTTCTCTTCAACAACAACTCTCCCGCCCGCGCCTTACTGAAGAAGATGGCGCATCTGATTCCCTTGTCGATTCCGATAGCAGCAGCCGTGTGGGGGATGGAGGCTCTCCGCCGCCCGATCTCCCCGACGAGCCTGTTGTGTCCTCACCAGAGCCAAGGTACTCCTACCATGAAATGATCGCCATGCGCCTCGCTCGATTGCGGTTACCAGACGGCACCGACGGCTCCGACTTGCCCGGTTTCCCTTCCAGTGAAATTCTCCTAGCCCTTACTCGTACATCTTTCCACACTGATGAATCGCGAGCTGCTTGGCTAGAATACCAGTGCCAGATTTTCTTGAGCGAGCCccgcggaccagatggagaatcaTCTGATTCCCCGTCCCCGCCCCTTGTTGACATGGGGGGTTCCACTTGTACTAGTACTATACCGGACATTGGTATCACGGATGAGGAATACATGGCAGACTGTGAAACACTAGCGGCTCGCATCCCTGAAATTGACACTTACCATGAACTGGAACAAGACGAGACCAACAAGCTCCATCTCAAGCATGCACTTTATCGCATCAAAGCTTGCCTG CTGTTGAAAGGAAAGCCACTTGACGAGCTGGATGATGTTGAATTGGAACACAAGTACCCTCCAGAGTTCATCGTGGAGAACAATTACTTTTTTCACTACGTCCGAGATGGCTTATTTGGTTGGTATTTTGATACTGACCTCTGTTACAAAAAGTACTTGACCGACTACCAGCGGCTAGTCCTTTTCAATGAT GGTGGCGATGAGTATACAAGCTGGAAGAGATACGTAGAATATTATAGCACCCCTGAAGCTGATAGAGATTATCTCCAGTACTGGGAAACAATTGTGAAGGAACTTAAA TGGTTTGAACATCATGTGCTGATAAAGGAGTCTTCTTATGAG TGGGCGGAAATACGTTCAAAGGCTATGCTCCAAGCACTTAGGATCGCTGTTGGGTTTCCCAATATGACTATGGAACTGGCAGCTATTGGTTTCCAT GAGTATATATGGAAGACGCGCATAAATCTCATGTTTGTGAAAGATCTTGATGGTATCTTTTTGAGATTTGGAAGCGGATCCATGAGGATCATCAG TGTTGTCTATTTTTCTTTGGACATTGTTCAGCTGCGTTTCAGAGATGCTCTGGATCAAGTTTATCGTGAGAATTTGTTTTCAGCACATGACCGCAGTATGAAGTATGAGCTAACTTATGGCGATTCCCAAATGGAGCTAAAA TTTCGTAAGTGCACGGAAGGCATTAGTCACAGT GTTCCAAAGTATAAAGCTCGTGAGCTGATTGCACATGCAATTCGTTGGACG CGTCGGTCGTCAGGAACGTATGAGCAATATGCCAGGAAGAAGCTGAGGATTGCAGAACTGTTGGGATTGATTTCCAAGGACAAGATAGAAGCTGCGTAG